A section of the Streptomyces xinghaiensis S187 genome encodes:
- a CDS encoding RNA polymerase sigma factor SigF, whose amino-acid sequence MSVELGSSKVLTNDAPHVFDDCAAIDTRTLSRSLFLRLALLDQDSPERAYVRDTLIELNLPLVRYAAARFRSRNEPMEDIVQVGTIGLIKAIDRFDCERGVEFPTFAMPTVVGEIKRFFRDTSWSVRVPRRLQELRLALTKASDELSQQLDRSPTVPELAACLGVSEEDVVDGLAVGNAYTASSLDSPAAEEDGTEGSLADRLGYEDTALEGVEYRESLKPLLAKLPPRERQIIMLRFFANMTQSQIGEEVGISQMHVSRLLTRTLSQLREGLVSEE is encoded by the coding sequence GTGTTTGACGACTGCGCCGCCATCGACACCCGCACCCTCTCCCGCTCCCTGTTCCTGCGGCTCGCCCTCCTCGACCAGGACAGCCCCGAGCGTGCCTACGTCCGGGACACCCTGATCGAGCTGAACCTCCCCCTGGTGCGCTACGCCGCCGCCCGCTTCCGCAGCCGCAACGAACCCATGGAGGACATCGTCCAGGTCGGCACCATCGGCCTGATCAAGGCGATCGACCGGTTCGACTGCGAACGGGGCGTGGAGTTCCCGACCTTCGCGATGCCGACCGTCGTGGGAGAGATCAAGCGCTTCTTCCGGGACACCAGCTGGTCGGTGCGGGTCCCGCGCCGGCTCCAGGAGCTGCGGCTCGCGCTCACCAAGGCGAGCGACGAGCTCTCGCAGCAGCTCGACCGCTCCCCGACCGTCCCCGAGCTCGCGGCCTGCCTCGGTGTCTCCGAGGAGGACGTGGTCGACGGCCTCGCGGTGGGCAACGCCTACACCGCCAGCTCCCTGGACTCGCCCGCCGCCGAGGAGGACGGCACCGAGGGCTCCCTCGCGGACCGCCTGGGCTACGAGGACACGGCGCTGGAGGGCGTCGAGTACCGGGAGTCGCTGAAGCCGCTGCTGGCCAAACTCCCGCCCCGGGAGCGCCAGATCATCATGCTCCGCTTCTTCGCCAATATGACGCAGTCGCAGATCGGCGAGGAGGTCGGCATCTCCCAGATGCACGTCTCCCGGCTGCTCACCCGCACCCTCTCCCAGCTCCGCGAGGGCCTGGTCTCGGAGGAGTGA
- a CDS encoding MarR family winged helix-turn-helix transcriptional regulator, which translates to MAELSHFEELARRLGGVEAVKRALSRALPPDCQPASTTVLALLHHHGEMRMSRLAELLGIDMSVTSRHVAHAVDRGWIDRAPDPLDKRSRLLSLSPRGRELLRGASARSAAALAEALADWSDEDVERLNELLARLRADFGTTCRARGERHQHAPALRTTPPSP; encoded by the coding sequence GTGGCGGAGCTGAGCCACTTCGAGGAGCTGGCCCGCCGGCTCGGCGGCGTCGAGGCGGTGAAGCGCGCCCTCTCCCGCGCACTCCCGCCGGACTGCCAGCCCGCCTCGACCACCGTGCTCGCGCTGCTCCACCACCACGGGGAGATGCGCATGAGCCGTCTCGCAGAACTGCTCGGCATCGACATGTCGGTGACCAGCCGGCACGTCGCCCATGCCGTCGACCGCGGCTGGATCGACCGCGCGCCCGACCCGCTCGACAAGCGGTCCCGGCTGCTCAGCCTGAGCCCTCGCGGCCGCGAGCTGCTCCGCGGGGCCTCCGCCCGCAGCGCCGCGGCCCTCGCCGAGGCCCTGGCGGACTGGTCCGACGAGGACGTCGAGCGCCTGAACGAACTGCTGGCCCGGCTGCGGGCCGACTTCGGCACCACCTGCCGGGCCCGTGGTGAGCGCCACCAGCACGCCCCGGCTCTCCGCACCACTCCGCCGTCACCGTGA
- a CDS encoding MDR family MFS transporter encodes MATTPPAGVRRDAPTGSSAGDTPPMTHRQIMEALSGLMLGMFVAVLSSTIVSNALPEIISDLGGGQSAYTWVVTASLLTMTASTPLWGKLADLASKKTLIQLSLVVFVLASAGAGLAQNTGTLIAFRAVQGLGMGGMAALTQIVIAAMISPRERGRYSGYLGATFAVATVGGPLIGGVITDTSWLGWRWCFYVGVPFAVAALIVLQKTLRLPVVKRDVKVDWAGASLIAAAVSLLLIWVTLAGDTYAWASWQTAVMVGGSILLGLAFVLVESRASEPIIPLRLFRNRTITLTSLASLFVGVAMFGATVFLSQYFQLARGESPTMSGVLTIPMIAGLFLSSTVSGVLITRTGHWKRWLVTGAVLLTAGLGLLGTMRHDTAYWQLAVSMAVLGLGVGMMMQNLVLATQNQVEPGDLGVASSVVAFFRSLGGAIGVSALGAVLGHRVAGYVREGLAGIGVRQSGDGGGIPDLDTLPAPVRAVVESAYGHGVADIYLYAAPVALVALVLTLLIKEVPLRTTGGLQEAVARRTADETAAAGPDTGKTAPRTPAGAGTTTDAGPASPLAAAGSHRACAAASPPDGKNG; translated from the coding sequence ATGGCCACCACCCCGCCCGCCGGTGTGCGGAGGGACGCCCCCACCGGCTCGTCCGCCGGAGACACCCCGCCCATGACCCACCGGCAGATCATGGAGGCGCTCTCCGGGCTGATGCTCGGCATGTTCGTCGCGGTGCTGTCGTCGACGATCGTCTCCAACGCCCTGCCGGAGATCATCTCCGACCTGGGGGGCGGGCAGAGCGCGTACACCTGGGTGGTCACCGCGTCGCTGCTCACCATGACGGCGAGCACCCCGCTCTGGGGCAAGCTCGCCGACCTGGCGAGCAAGAAGACCCTGATCCAGCTGTCCCTGGTCGTCTTCGTGCTGGCCTCGGCCGGCGCGGGCCTCGCACAGAACACCGGCACCCTGATCGCCTTCCGGGCGGTCCAGGGCCTGGGCATGGGCGGCATGGCCGCGCTGACGCAGATCGTGATCGCCGCGATGATCTCGCCCCGCGAGCGCGGCCGGTACAGCGGCTACCTCGGGGCCACGTTCGCCGTCGCCACCGTCGGCGGACCGCTGATCGGCGGCGTCATCACCGACACCTCGTGGCTCGGCTGGCGCTGGTGCTTCTACGTCGGTGTGCCGTTCGCCGTGGCCGCGCTGATCGTCCTGCAGAAGACCCTGCGGCTGCCGGTCGTCAAGCGGGACGTGAAGGTCGACTGGGCGGGCGCCTCGCTCATCGCCGCGGCCGTGTCGCTGCTGCTGATATGGGTGACCCTCGCCGGTGACACGTACGCCTGGGCGTCCTGGCAGACCGCCGTCATGGTGGGCGGCTCGATCCTGCTCGGGCTGGCCTTCGTCCTCGTCGAGTCGCGGGCGAGCGAACCGATCATCCCGCTGCGCCTCTTCCGCAACCGGACCATCACGCTGACCTCGCTCGCCAGCCTCTTCGTCGGTGTGGCGATGTTCGGCGCCACCGTCTTCCTCAGCCAGTACTTCCAGCTCGCCCGGGGCGAGTCGCCCACGATGTCGGGCGTGCTGACGATTCCGATGATCGCGGGCCTGTTCCTCTCCTCGACCGTCTCCGGTGTCCTCATCACCCGGACCGGCCACTGGAAGCGCTGGCTGGTGACGGGTGCCGTCCTGCTCACGGCGGGCCTCGGCCTCCTCGGCACCATGCGGCACGACACCGCCTACTGGCAGCTCGCCGTCTCCATGGCCGTGCTCGGGCTCGGGGTCGGCATGATGATGCAGAACCTCGTCCTGGCCACGCAGAACCAGGTGGAGCCCGGCGACCTCGGCGTGGCCAGCTCCGTCGTCGCCTTCTTCCGCTCCCTCGGCGGCGCCATCGGCGTCTCGGCGCTCGGCGCGGTCCTCGGCCACCGCGTCGCCGGCTACGTCCGCGAGGGCCTGGCGGGGATCGGCGTCCGGCAGTCCGGCGACGGCGGCGGCATCCCCGACCTGGACACGCTCCCGGCGCCGGTGCGCGCGGTCGTCGAGAGCGCCTACGGACACGGCGTCGCGGACATCTACCTCTACGCGGCCCCGGTCGCCCTGGTCGCGCTGGTGCTGACGCTGCTGATCAAGGAGGTACCGCTGAGGACGACCGGCGGCCTCCAGGAGGCCGTCGCCCGGCGGACGGCGGACGAGACGGCGGCGGCCGGCCCGGACACCGGGAAGACGGCGCCCCGGACCCCCGCGGGAGCCGGAACCACCACGGACGCCGGGCCAGCGAGCCCCCTCGCCGCGGCGGGCAGCCACCGGGCCTGCGCCGCGGCCTCCCCGCCGGACGGAAAGAACGGCTGA
- a CDS encoding amidohydrolase family protein — protein sequence MTGRTEPPRHAGRGAGPAGSGAPAEESPGEGGGAEVREVARFRRELGLAGLIDVHTHFMPERVLRKVWAHFDAAGPLTGRPWPITYRRTEEERTALLRAFGVRAFTSLLYPHKPGMAAWLNSWSADFARRTPDCLHSATFFPEPGAGGYVREAVEGGARVFKSHLQVGAYDPNDPLLDPVWGLLAEAAVPVVIHCGSGPVPGRFTGPGPVGRLLARHPRLRLIVAHMGMPEYADFLDLAERHPGVRLDTTMAFTDFSEEICPFPLPELPRLAALGDRVLLGTDFPNIPYPYAHALRALARLGLGDDWLRAVCHDNAARDFGIRPAGPAAPPVRREGGGAERRRAEPGAGGA from the coding sequence ATGACCGGGAGGACTGAGCCGCCGAGGCACGCCGGACGGGGCGCCGGCCCGGCCGGGAGCGGGGCGCCCGCCGAGGAGAGCCCGGGGGAGGGCGGCGGGGCGGAGGTGCGGGAGGTGGCCCGGTTCCGGCGGGAGCTGGGGCTGGCCGGGCTGATCGACGTCCACACGCACTTCATGCCCGAGCGTGTGCTGCGCAAGGTCTGGGCCCACTTCGACGCCGCCGGGCCGCTGACCGGGCGGCCCTGGCCGATCACCTACCGGCGGACGGAGGAGGAACGCACGGCCCTGCTCCGGGCCTTCGGGGTGCGCGCCTTCACCTCGCTGCTCTATCCGCACAAGCCGGGGATGGCCGCCTGGCTCAACTCCTGGTCCGCCGATTTCGCCCGCCGCACACCGGACTGCCTGCACTCGGCGACCTTCTTCCCCGAGCCCGGGGCCGGGGGGTATGTGCGGGAGGCCGTCGAAGGCGGTGCCCGCGTCTTCAAGTCACACCTTCAGGTGGGGGCGTACGACCCGAACGACCCGCTGCTCGACCCGGTGTGGGGGCTGCTGGCGGAGGCCGCCGTCCCCGTAGTGATCCACTGCGGTTCGGGGCCCGTCCCGGGGAGGTTCACCGGCCCGGGGCCGGTCGGCCGGCTGCTCGCCCGCCACCCGCGGCTGCGCCTGATCGTCGCGCACATGGGCATGCCCGAGTACGCGGACTTCCTGGACCTCGCCGAGCGCCATCCGGGGGTGCGGCTGGACACCACCATGGCGTTCACGGACTTCTCCGAGGAGATCTGCCCCTTCCCCCTCCCGGAACTCCCCCGGCTGGCCGCGCTCGGCGACCGCGTGCTGCTCGGCACCGACTTCCCCAACATCCCTTACCCGTACGCGCACGCCCTCCGCGCGCTGGCCCGGCTCGGCCTCGGGGACGACTGGCTGCGCGCGGTCTGCCACGACAACGCCGCCCGCGACTTCGGCATCCGCCCCGCCGGCCCCGCGGCTCCGCCGGTGCGGCGCGAGGGCGGCGGGGCGGAGCGGCGGCGTGCGGAGCCCGGAGCGGGCGGCGCGTGA
- a CDS encoding FMN-dependent NADH-azoreductase: MTLFRLDASIRTHDSASREIADIVEKQWLAARPGDTVVSRHIGVETLPATAWAAAVTSGMTPESERTAEQREAVALAAALVDELIAADAVLFGVPLYNYGVSQHFKTYIDLVCADPRAAGERFLGGKPVVLATVRGGAYGPGTPREGWDHSTPYLRRIIADHWGADLTVVEREFTLVGVNPALDSFKDQAAQMHAGALESAHRAGRALGALPSPV; this comes from the coding sequence GTGACCCTGTTCCGGCTGGATGCCAGCATCCGCACGCATGACTCCGCGAGCCGCGAGATCGCGGACATAGTCGAGAAGCAGTGGCTCGCCGCCCGCCCCGGGGACACGGTCGTGAGCCGCCACATCGGCGTCGAGACCCTGCCCGCCACTGCCTGGGCCGCGGCCGTGACCAGCGGCATGACGCCGGAGTCCGAGCGCACCGCCGAACAGCGGGAGGCCGTCGCTCTGGCGGCGGCGCTCGTCGACGAACTGATCGCCGCCGACGCGGTCCTGTTCGGCGTCCCGCTCTACAACTACGGCGTCTCCCAGCACTTCAAGACGTACATCGACCTCGTCTGCGCCGACCCGCGGGCGGCCGGAGAGCGGTTCCTCGGCGGCAAGCCCGTGGTCCTCGCCACCGTCCGCGGCGGCGCGTACGGCCCGGGCACGCCGCGGGAGGGCTGGGACCACTCCACGCCGTACCTGCGGCGCATCATCGCCGACCACTGGGGCGCCGACCTCACCGTGGTCGAACGCGAGTTCACCCTCGTCGGCGTCAATCCCGCCCTCGACTCCTTCAAGGACCAGGCCGCGCAGATGCACGCCGGAGCACTGGAGTCCGCCCACCGTGCCGGCCGCGCGCTCGGCGCCCTGCCCAGCCCGGTCTGA
- a CDS encoding MarR family winged helix-turn-helix transcriptional regulator, which yields MQDEPRWLSSWEREAWLALAGLMLKLPGALDAQLLRDSDLTLFDYLVLSSLSMTPGRTMRLSDLAQHTSSSLSRLSNVVKRLERRGLLHREPDPDNSRYTVAVLTDAGLQRVVEAAPGHVAAVRRYVIDGLTKQQVEVLREVACHVTRQVDGEPEKPPETPS from the coding sequence ATGCAGGACGAACCACGGTGGCTGTCCAGCTGGGAGCGCGAGGCCTGGCTGGCCCTGGCGGGCCTCATGCTGAAGCTCCCCGGCGCCCTGGACGCCCAGCTCCTGCGTGACAGCGACCTCACGCTCTTCGACTATCTGGTGCTCAGCTCCCTGTCGATGACACCCGGGCGGACCATGCGGCTCAGCGACCTGGCCCAGCACACCAGCAGCTCACTGTCCCGGCTGTCGAACGTCGTCAAGCGGCTGGAGCGGCGCGGCCTGCTGCACAGGGAGCCCGATCCGGACAACTCCCGCTACACCGTCGCGGTACTGACCGACGCCGGCCTGCAGCGCGTGGTCGAGGCGGCTCCGGGGCACGTCGCGGCAGTGCGCCGCTACGTCATCGACGGGCTGACCAAGCAACAGGTCGAGGTACTGCGCGAGGTGGCCTGCCACGTGACCCGGCAGGTCGACGGAGAACCGGAGAAGCCGCCGGAGACGCCATCGTGA
- a CDS encoding IS481 family transposase, with translation MSKARLIITAVVVEGRSQAEVARAYGVSKGWVSKLLARYRIEGEAAFEPRSRRPKTSPTALDTETVELILRLRKELTGQGLDAGPETIAWHLAHHHQRAVSRATISRYLTRHGLITPTPAKRPRSSYIRFQAALPNETWQADFTHYRLTDPAGTDTEILTWLDDCSRYALHITCWQRVTGPIVVNTFRRATAAHGIPASTLTDNGMVFTTRLSGGRGGRNALEHELRRLHITQKNAAPNHPTTCGKVERFQQTMKKWLHAQPDQPATLPRLQALIDHFTHAYNHQRPHRSLPHRATPAAIYTTLPKALPAHSRDADTHTRVRHDRIDQSGLVTLRVGGRLHHIGIGRTHARTSVILLVDDLHVRIVNATTGELLRDLTIDPTRDYQPQHPTNTTKPPNP, from the coding sequence GTGTCGAAGGCCAGACTGATCATCACCGCTGTTGTCGTCGAAGGACGGTCCCAGGCCGAGGTGGCCCGGGCCTACGGGGTCTCCAAGGGGTGGGTCTCAAAGCTCCTCGCCCGCTACCGCATCGAGGGCGAGGCGGCGTTCGAGCCGCGCTCCAGACGGCCGAAGACCTCACCGACCGCGCTCGACACCGAGACCGTCGAGCTGATCCTCCGGCTCCGCAAGGAGCTGACCGGGCAGGGCCTGGACGCCGGCCCGGAAACCATCGCCTGGCACCTGGCCCACCATCACCAGCGCGCCGTCTCCCGGGCCACCATCAGCCGCTACCTGACCCGGCACGGGCTCATCACCCCCACACCCGCCAAACGGCCCCGCTCGTCCTACATCCGCTTCCAGGCCGCACTGCCCAACGAGACCTGGCAGGCCGACTTCACCCACTACCGCCTCACCGATCCAGCCGGCACCGACACCGAGATCCTCACCTGGCTCGACGACTGCTCCCGCTACGCCCTGCACATCACCTGCTGGCAACGGGTGACCGGCCCGATCGTCGTGAACACCTTCCGCCGGGCCACCGCCGCCCACGGCATACCCGCCTCCACCCTCACCGACAACGGCATGGTCTTCACCACCCGCCTCTCCGGCGGCCGCGGCGGCCGCAACGCCCTGGAACACGAACTGCGCCGCCTGCACATCACCCAGAAGAACGCCGCCCCCAACCACCCCACCACCTGCGGCAAAGTCGAACGCTTCCAGCAGACGATGAAGAAGTGGCTACACGCCCAGCCCGACCAGCCCGCCACCCTCCCCCGGCTACAAGCCCTGATCGACCACTTCACCCACGCCTACAACCACCAGCGCCCCCACCGCTCCCTGCCCCACCGCGCCACCCCAGCAGCGATCTACACCACCCTGCCCAAAGCCCTGCCCGCCCACAGCCGCGACGCCGACACCCACACCCGCGTCCGCCACGACCGCATAGACCAATCCGGCCTGGTCACCCTCCGCGTCGGCGGCAGACTCCACCACATAGGCATCGGACGAACCCACGCCCGAACCAGCGTCATCCTCCTCGTCGACGACCTCCACGTCCGCATCGTCAACGCCACCACCGGAGAACTCCTGCGCGACCTGACCATCGACCCCACCCGCGACTACCAGCCCCAGCACCCCACCAACACGACGAAACCCCCGAAC